The genome window GGGTCACCTCGATCGACACGTGCAGCGCCGTCGTAATCTGAGCGATAAAGATGTACGATAAAAGCGGAATGATCCCCCCGGCGATTACGACAGCGTAATCGTGAAGGCACTCC of Bacteroidota bacterium contains these proteins:
- a CDS encoding VIT1/CCC1 transporter family protein, coding for MNWAGAARSSPCPTECLHDYAVVIAGGIIPLLSYIFIAQITTALHVSIEVTLAALFVFGFAKVRFTGLNPIKGAC